In bacterium, the following are encoded in one genomic region:
- a CDS encoding glycosyltransferase family 2 protein yields MLSTQQKKLCVIIPALNETATISQVINGIPKAIAGFNEQEIIVIDDGSTDDTASKSRSLGATVVSHGQNRGVGAAFRTGIQEALRRQADIIVHIDSDGQFNPGDIPQLIAPILSGASDIVTCTRFSDPKRYPKMPMLKKIGNRIVRYIVNRAVDRNFTDVSCGYRSYSREAALRLTLFSSFTYTHEVILDAVLKGLRIQEIRLEVRGERAVGKSRVAKNIFIYGVRWLAIFFRTLRDSSPFQVFGVLATLTGGTGFLIGLFLLIHWLQTGQTFPYRSLVTVSAVFILLGTFLMTIALLADMLRRQRILIEELLYHARKETYKKNNEE; encoded by the coding sequence ATGCTATCCACCCAACAAAAAAAGCTCTGCGTCATTATTCCCGCCCTGAACGAGACGGCAACGATTTCCCAAGTCATCAACGGAATTCCCAAAGCAATCGCCGGCTTTAACGAACAAGAAATTATCGTGATTGATGACGGATCAACCGATGACACTGCTTCAAAATCACGCTCACTCGGTGCGACAGTTGTTTCTCACGGCCAAAACCGCGGTGTGGGCGCCGCTTTCCGTACCGGCATTCAAGAAGCGCTTCGTAGGCAAGCCGACATTATTGTCCACATCGATAGCGACGGCCAATTCAATCCCGGCGACATTCCGCAACTAATCGCGCCAATCTTGAGCGGCGCATCCGACATTGTCACCTGCACCCGTTTTTCCGATCCAAAAAGATATCCAAAAATGCCAATGCTAAAAAAAATCGGTAACCGAATTGTGCGATACATCGTTAACCGCGCCGTCGATCGAAATTTCACCGACGTCTCCTGCGGTTATCGTTCATACAGTCGTGAAGCGGCTTTACGCCTTACGCTTTTCAGCAGTTTTACATACACCCACGAAGTAATTCTGGACGCGGTTCTAAAGGGACTACGCATTCAAGAAATTCGTTTGGAAGTGCGCGGCGAACGCGCCGTCGGCAAATCGCGGGTTGCTAAAAACATTTTCATTTATGGTGTTCGCTGGCTCGCCATTTTTTTTCGCACACTGCGCGACTCCAGCCCGTTTCAGGTTTTTGGTGTATTGGCTACACTAACCGGTGGTACGGGTTTTCTTATCGGACTTTTTCTTTTGATTCATTGGCTTCAAACAGGCCAAACTTTTCCCTACCGTTCATTGGTAACTGTTTCCGCCGTCTTTATTTTGTTGGGAACTTTTTTGATGACTATCGCGCTCTTGGCTGATATGCTACGCCGTCAACGCATTCTAATTGAAGAACTGCTTTACCACGCTCGCAAAGAAACATATAAAAAGAATAATGAAGAATGA
- a CDS encoding FAD-dependent thymidylate synthase, with amino-acid sequence MFTEGVLNSARQFISTPMGWNYTSNETRAIDPFFTNRDRRVFFMHTLPASVGTTLLAMFSRIKNPRGVRGVFVDAFLPQFLATQLTDVEKSFGGDEAKFIRDRKIGTLDSFVNYSEEARNLFEDFLKRGALDPEYLKVLAQSNKAQKFLSVWLSEKYGHNSIARVGSVWLCCEKISILAIKTMEWSRPGAGYIELSTRYVDMSSAGCYPIENELKEGWKVDPEIVISARNDAFATYDALAGANFDGPFPNFLREKFGSAFSAVPKDLEMGVIGETCDVLGNLLPSSSLSSVGMCLSGEAFGEVLSHLLLDVTPENIVLVETILKETDQIGVREFAKYFVPTDWKKTHWQYLDTQKFLDLAQEEHTQAKPLVGYNRFAVETSIMAALQLRDGVKASGDFATVFANAGMGTVRSPFDKLPAEFESFTMAMRGMMTYRGWRDLQRMGFCTHLRTYVTTDLGYYKYDKVDYSPLKKAFLASAKDGVWLEHEMKRKGVPAILRQYPLALGWNIGFSVAANLRQWEFCDWQRSKYSVNHEVRQAFLSAENYLRELLPWWKDVSRADITPAYIFARGSTAIALENK; translated from the coding sequence ATGTTCACTGAAGGAGTCCTGAATTCAGCGCGCCAATTTATTAGCACCCCGATGGGGTGGAATTATACGTCTAACGAAACGCGTGCGATTGATCCATTTTTCACAAACCGTGATCGACGGGTGTTTTTCATGCACACGCTTCCAGCTTCGGTTGGCACGACCCTGTTGGCTATGTTTTCACGCATCAAAAACCCGCGCGGTGTGCGTGGTGTTTTTGTCGATGCGTTTTTACCGCAGTTTTTGGCGACGCAGTTAACGGACGTTGAGAAAAGTTTCGGCGGTGATGAAGCAAAATTTATTAGAGACAGAAAAATTGGGACACTGGATTCCTTTGTAAATTACTCAGAAGAAGCGAGAAATTTGTTCGAAGATTTTCTGAAACGTGGCGCACTGGACCCGGAATATCTGAAAGTGTTGGCGCAATCCAATAAGGCGCAAAAATTCTTAAGTGTTTGGTTGAGTGAAAAATATGGTCACAATTCCATTGCGCGTGTTGGTTCGGTCTGGCTATGTTGTGAAAAAATTTCTATCTTGGCGATCAAGACAATGGAGTGGAGTCGTCCCGGGGCAGGGTATATTGAGCTTTCTACGCGCTATGTTGATATGTCATCGGCCGGTTGTTATCCGATTGAGAATGAATTGAAAGAAGGTTGGAAAGTGGATCCTGAAATTGTGATTTCGGCGCGCAACGATGCTTTTGCAACATATGATGCGTTGGCCGGTGCAAACTTTGACGGGCCGTTCCCAAATTTTTTGCGGGAAAAATTTGGTTCCGCATTTTCCGCTGTTCCAAAAGATTTGGAAATGGGTGTGATCGGTGAAACATGTGACGTATTGGGCAATTTGCTTCCTTCATCTTCGTTGAGCTCTGTTGGTATGTGTTTGAGCGGGGAAGCCTTTGGTGAAGTTTTGTCACACCTATTATTGGACGTCACGCCGGAAAACATTGTTTTAGTGGAAACTATTCTTAAAGAAACCGATCAAATTGGCGTGCGCGAGTTTGCCAAATATTTTGTGCCAACAGATTGGAAGAAAACACATTGGCAATACTTGGACACGCAGAAGTTTTTGGATTTAGCCCAGGAGGAACACACCCAGGCAAAACCCTTAGTGGGATACAATCGGTTTGCTGTCGAAACATCAATAATGGCTGCTTTGCAATTGCGTGACGGCGTGAAGGCGAGTGGTGATTTTGCAACAGTTTTTGCTAATGCCGGAATGGGTACAGTACGCTCGCCATTTGATAAATTACCGGCGGAATTTGAATCATTTACCATGGCGATGCGTGGCATGATGACCTACCGTGGTTGGCGCGACTTGCAGCGGATGGGTTTTTGCACTCACTTGCGAACCTATGTGACAACCGATCTTGGCTACTATAAATATGACAAAGTGGATTACTCACCACTGAAGAAAGCCTTTTTGGCTTCGGCAAAAGATGGTGTTTGGTTGGAACACGAAATGAAACGCAAGGGTGTGCCGGCAATATTGCGACAGTATCCTTTAGCTTTGGGTTGGAATATTGGTTTTTCCGTTGCTGCCAATTTAAGGCAATGGGAATTCTGTGACTGGCAGCGTTCCAAATACAGTGTTAATCATGAAGTGCGCCAAGCATTTTTGTCCGCGGAAAATTATTTGCGTGAACTTTTGCCTTGGTGGAAAGATGTTTCGAGGGCAGACATTACTCCTGCATACATATTTGCACGGGGTAGTACGGCGATTGCTCTAGAAAACAAATGA
- a CDS encoding helix-turn-helix domain-containing protein, which translates to MEKNLTYELQQMGLEKNEAVIYMASLELGPSPVQRIAQRGKVPRATTYLILEELKKKGLVATHEHGKKTYFTAQHPSQLEGLMKLQENELEIRKKTIESLIPELEQRGQFAESVRPRVRYYEGKESFPAFRRDLLSKRKDQKLVRGIVEHDKFEKFVGNLGEFIKKRTSEGVSSRSIYASETVTYPENDPEKKKESRKIDGKKYPVPADISIIGNCVGLMSYSEPFRAVIIEDKDISEAMVSIFELAWKGAEAEKGK; encoded by the coding sequence ATGGAAAAGAATTTAACCTACGAGCTCCAGCAAATGGGATTGGAAAAAAACGAGGCCGTTATTTACATGGCTTCTTTGGAACTTGGGCCATCGCCAGTACAAAGAATCGCCCAACGCGGAAAAGTCCCGCGCGCGACAACCTATTTAATTTTGGAAGAACTGAAAAAGAAGGGTTTGGTTGCCACGCACGAGCACGGCAAGAAAACGTATTTTACCGCGCAACATCCATCGCAATTGGAAGGTCTCATGAAATTGCAAGAAAACGAGCTAGAAATTCGCAAGAAGACGATTGAATCGCTTATTCCTGAATTAGAACAAAGGGGTCAGTTCGCGGAATCAGTACGACCACGCGTTAGGTATTACGAAGGAAAAGAATCCTTTCCGGCTTTTCGACGTGATTTGTTAAGTAAACGGAAAGATCAGAAGTTGGTGAGAGGAATCGTGGAACACGATAAATTTGAAAAGTTTGTGGGGAATTTGGGTGAGTTTATCAAGAAGAGGACAAGTGAGGGTGTTTCAAGTCGCAGTATATATGCGTCAGAAACAGTAACTTATCCTGAAAATGATCCGGAGAAAAAGAAAGAATCACGCAAGATCGATGGCAAAAAATACCCCGTTCCGGCGGACATCAGTATCATTGGAAATTGTGTCGGTTTGATGTCATACAGCGAGCCGTTCCGGGCGGTAATTATTGAAGATAAGGATATTTCGGAAGCAATGGTTTCGATTTTTGAGTTGGCCTGGAAAGGCGCAGAAGCGGAAAAAGGAAAGTAG
- a CDS encoding glycosyltransferase family 4 protein yields the protein MMNNAPSILFITRTYPPIRGGMEQLSYDITTEVGKLTRTKVITNRYGKKFLPIFFVTATIQGLFTAKNYDVVHIGDPVLCLIGWMIKKVTRKPVAVEVHGLDILYPSKIYQWYLKKFFSGTDLYICISNYVASLVNEKFPGNNTVVITPGIKDVFYEPSIKHDDLEKYLGSKITNKRILLTVGRLIKRKGVEWFITNVLPKLPENIIYVVIGNGPEKEKIDQAIKKTNQQNKVIFLHDVPREKVKLLYNTADLFIMPNIEVKNDAEGFGLVAVEAASCKLPIIAAKLEGITDAVIDDQNGILVESENADAFADKINSLLQNENVRKEFGKKAREFTMQNFAWPKIAQQYMDKFSEICELRRGNS from the coding sequence ATGATGAATAACGCGCCGTCTATTCTATTTATCACGCGCACCTATCCGCCCATCCGTGGCGGAATGGAACAATTAAGTTACGACATCACAACGGAAGTTGGAAAACTAACAAGAACAAAGGTTATCACTAATCGATACGGAAAAAAGTTTCTTCCTATTTTTTTCGTGACCGCGACTATTCAGGGACTTTTCACTGCAAAAAATTATGACGTAGTCCACATTGGCGACCCAGTGCTTTGTTTAATTGGTTGGATGATAAAAAAAGTAACAAGAAAACCTGTTGCGGTAGAAGTACACGGTTTAGATATTTTATATCCATCGAAAATTTACCAATGGTATTTAAAAAAGTTTTTTTCGGGTACCGATCTCTATATTTGTATCAGTAATTACGTAGCCAGTTTGGTCAATGAAAAATTTCCCGGAAACAACACCGTTGTAATAACCCCGGGAATTAAGGATGTTTTTTATGAACCAAGCATCAAACACGATGATCTGGAAAAATATTTGGGTTCCAAAATTACCAATAAAAGAATACTATTGACAGTTGGTCGCTTGATAAAAAGAAAAGGTGTTGAATGGTTCATCACAAATGTTTTACCCAAACTACCCGAAAATATTATTTATGTTGTCATTGGCAATGGTCCAGAAAAAGAAAAAATTGATCAGGCAATTAAAAAAACAAACCAGCAGAACAAGGTAATTTTTCTCCACGATGTACCAAGAGAAAAAGTTAAATTGCTCTACAACACTGCTGATCTTTTCATTATGCCCAACATTGAAGTGAAAAATGACGCCGAGGGTTTTGGGTTGGTCGCAGTGGAAGCGGCGAGCTGTAAGTTACCAATAATCGCCGCAAAACTCGAAGGAATCACCGATGCGGTTATTGACGACCAAAACGGCATTCTTGTCGAATCGGAAAACGCAGATGCCTTTGCCGATAAAATCAATTCGCTTCTGCAAAACGAAAACGTAAGAAAAGAATTTGGCAAAAAAGCCAGAGAGTTCACGATGCAAAACTTCGCATGGCCCAAAATCGCACAACAGTACATGGACAAATTTTCCGAAATTTGCGAGTTGCGTAGGGGCAATTCATGA